A segment of the Serratia fonticola genome:
GTGCAGAACGCCACATTTATCGACTATAACCGTGACGGTCTGATGGATCTGTTTGCGGTTGACAGTCAATACGATGATGGCCAACAGATGTTCTACTACAACGGCTCAACGTACAAAGCGTATCAGGTGGGGGCGTTTACCAACTCACCGCAAACCGGCGAGTTTGCTGGCGATGCGAATACTGCGGGCAGTGCGAACACCTGGAGCTGGTACGGCGGTATCATCGCTATCGATAAAGACGGTGATGGCTATGTCGACATGATCCTCGGCGACCAGACACCAAACGACAGTGGCATCCGTGGCGGCTATGGTTCTCAAATCGTATTGAACCATGACGGCACCGTGGTAGGTATGGACAAAGATGGCACCTTCGCAACAGATTATGCGACCGATGCCAACCACCGTCCTATCGGCCTGGATCAGTCGCAGCCGGATATGGAACTTTCCGGTGTCGACCTCAACAACGATGGTATCGTTGACTTTGTGATGCACAGTCAAAACATCGTTGCTGATGGTTCGCGCGTTAATGCTGACGGAGCGACCAACAACAGTGCGGCGATCAGTAGCAACCAGGCTCGCCTGGTCGTGGTAAACGGTACCAATAACGGTGATTGGAAGGTATCGCAGATCGTCGAGAACGTGTTCCAACGCGGTACGGATGATGACCCGAACATCGGTAACGGTGTTGCCATGACCTGGGCTGATTTCAACGGCGATGGCTACATGGATCTGTTCCTGGGCCGAGGGAGTGAAAGCACCACCAGCGCCAGCGGTGCAGGTAACAACGCTGGGGAATATGCCAGCCGTATTTACTTCAACGATGGTAATGGCAAGCTGATCTTCAGCGATCCGAACAATGATGGCATTGGCAACCCAACGGCAGCCGGTATGTATACCTTTACCGACAATCTGGCGGGTGGTGCGTCAATCGCATTGGACTGGAACCACGATGGCAAGATGGATGTTATCGAGCTTCCTGGGATGTCAGCTGGCTCTGGTGGTATTAATGCTGCCGCTGCCACTGGGCCGATTAACCTGTATACCAATACTTCATCTGGTGGGACGACGAGCTTTACCACCACCAACCTGCTCACGCAGATCGGTAAAACGACGATTGGTGGTACCAACACGGGCAGTCAGGTGACCGGTGCGATTGCGATTGACATTGACTGGGACGGCGACCGCGATCTGTTAGCCTTTACCAGTAATGGCGTCACGACCTACATTGAAAATAAAAACAATGTGGCATATGGCACCTCAATCCATCTGCGTATTCTGGATGAAGGCGGTATCAACTCGCTGTACGGCAACACGGTACAACTGATTGATGAGGCAACCGGGCAGGTCGTTTCTACCCAAGTGATCAACGCGCAATCGGGTAACCAGACCAACGACAGTTCCGCCATTGTGGACTTCTATGGTTTGGATGCCAGCAAGACCTACAGCGCCGTGATTCTGCGTTCCAGCAATGGCGCCTTCGCGGATGTGGGTGGCGTAGCGAGCGTGGGCAATAACACGGTTGAGATTGTCAACAAGGCTTGGGCTGGGTTGAAAGCGGCAGAGGCAAACCAGGCATATGTGCTGACCACCGAGTCTGAGACCAACGTGGCCAACGCCAGCACCAACGGTGGCACCAACGCAACAGGGATTGTCGGCACCGGCTATAACGATACGTTCTTTGCCACCTTGGGCAACGATTTGTATAACGGCGGTGGCGGTACTGAAACCGTCTCTGGTGTGAAATCCTGGAGCGATACCGGTGGCCTCGATGTTGTTGACTACAAACTGGCAGGCAGTGCGCCATTAACCATCGATCTGAGTAAGACCGGTATGCAGAGCACGGGCTTTGGCAATGCCCAGTTTGTGAATATCGAGGGCTTGGCAGGAGGAAGTGGCAACGATACCTTCACCGGTAACGCGGCTAACAACTACTTCGATGGTCGTGGTGGCAATGACACCTTCAATCTGATTCACGGTGGTCAGGATACGCTGATGTACCGTGCGCTGGATGCGGCTTCGGCCAACGGTGGTAATGGTCACGATACGGTAAACGACTTCTTCGTGGGGACCGTGGAAGCTACGCCGAATGCTGACATTATTGATGTCAGTGGCCTGTTGGTTGGCTATCGGGCGGATGCTGATGGTGCAGCACACTATATTAATGGTGTGGCGACGATCGATGCAGGGGATACCATCAGACAGTATCTCTCCATAACCTACAGCGGCAATGACAGTATCTTGAACATTGACCGTGATGGTATTGGGTCGACCTATGGCTCAACGGAGCTGTTGACGTTCAGCAATACCCATGTGGATCTGGAAACCTTACTGGCTAACCACCAGTTGGTGATCAGTAACGGTAACCTGACGGCGGATAGCCTGAAGGCGTTGGCTGCAGATTATGTCATCAACACGGTCGATTACAGTGCTTCGAGCGAAGCGGTAACGGCTAACCTGTGGACTGGGGCAACAACGGCGGGCACTGACAAATTGGTCAATGTCGATGCGTTGATTGGTTCGGCTCAAGGGGATACGTTTACCGATAACTCGGCGAGCAACCTGTTCGAAGGGGGCGGTGGCAATGACACCTTCTACCTGGTTAACGGGGGTAACGACACGCTGATGTACAAACTACTGGCGGGCCTGGAGAACGACGTGACCGGCGGCAATGGTCACGATACGGTTCATGGCTTCCATGTAGGTAATGTGGCGGTGGACAACGATGCGGACTTGATCGATCTCAGTGCGATGCTGGATTACAACGGTTCCATTACCTTCTTCCAGAACGAAAATGGTCAGTTTGAACTGGATGACGCTTCCAAGGGGATCAACGATTACCTGAAAGTGGAAACAGTAGGAAATGATACGGTAATCAGTATTGACCGGGATGGTCTGGGTGGACAGTATACGTCTAGTAGCGTGATCACTCTGGCCGATGTACATACCGATCTGCAGACGTTATTGCAGAATAACCAAATCATTGTTTAATCCCTTATTTTGCCCGCGGTGGGAAAACCGCGGGCCGGATAACGTCTTGTCAATCGCAGTCAGATTGACAGACAGGGAATACACTGAATCGGTTGATGAGTAATATTCAGGGTGGAGCTGGTGCAGTCCACCCTGCTATTACTACCTACGTATATCGCGTTATTTTTTTTACTGTCTGGCAAACGGTCTTTTTAATGTCATCACCATGATATGAAGACCCCCAGAAAGTTACCGCCATTTATGGATGAATAGTTCAGGTGAGCCTGGAGTAATATAATGAAATTAGTTCGTCACGGAGTTAAAACAATTATTGCTGGCGCTTTTGTTCTGGCGTTCAGCACGTTGCCTGTCAATGTGTTCGCTGAAACAACAGATATCAATGATAATGTTGATGCGTCTTTAAGCCCGTATTCACCGGCACCGAGGGGCGCTGATGGGGGACAAGCCTATCGCCCGGTCGCCAAGGTGGTGCCAGAACTGGCCCAAATCGTCTTTTATTATCCGCAAGGGAATATACCGGCGACAATCAATGTGGATCGCGAATTACAATCAGCCCTTTTACCGGGGGAATTCACCGTATTTTGCGTTGATCCTGGCGTACACGCGATCGAATCTTATTTTAACGATCGGCCACGTTACCAAGGTAAACAGAACCCGTCCCATCAGATTAGGGTTCATGGCTCGGAAACTTATTTTCTACAGGTTAACCCCGGTTCAAACGGCAGTACCACAGCTTTGGCAGAGCGCCAGACTGCGGAAGCTGAGCTGAAATCAATGCGTAAACAAACGCGCATCATTAATCGTGCCTCACAGGTGAAACCTTGTGAGTATGTTAACGGTGGTGGTGTCGTGCTGATCCAGGAGAGCATATTGTTCCGCTTTGGCAAGAGTCACTACGATGGCATCGTGCCGAGTTCTGCAGCCAAGTTGAAAAACGTGATTCAGTTTATCAAGCAAGGGAACAGCGTCAGCGAGATCCAGCTTACCGGTTACACGGATGCGATTGGCGACAGTGAATCCAATCAACGGTTGTCAGAGGCGCGAGCTAAAACGGTAAGGGATGCTCTGATCCGGGCCGGCATCCGCGCTGATATGATCGGCAACATCAGCGGGATGGGTATTGCTGCAGGTGCTGAAGGCTGTGGTGTTAGTCGCAACCAGCAGGATGTAGGCTGCAACACCAATAGTCGCCGTGTCGATATCGTTGTCAGGTAATACCCATATTGTTGTCAGGTAATAAAATCGGGCCACCAAAGGTGGTCCGATTTTTTTTAAACTGAAAGTTAACCATGGAAGGATAATGAAAAGGCTCTATCTTTAATGATTTTTTTCTGTGTTATAATTTGTAACCTTTCGATATAATCTCTAATTATCCTATTCCTTTTTTGCTAATTGCCTGTTTTTCCCTTTTTAAAAATGTAATTTTGTTTCTTATTTAGGAATGATCTAAGTATTTACTTAATTTATATCCATTATTTAAGTAGAGGCCTACGTTCTTTCTTGCGGAGATTAGGTTATTCTTTGTGCTAGGATATATCTAATAAATAGCCTGATGTTAAATCACAGGTCTCTACGTGAATACCAGGGATGGAATATGAGTGAACAATTGTCGGTTGCTCCGGTGATCCCATCACCGGCGTTTGACAATATTGAGGATCATGGTGCGGACACTTTGCTGTGGGCTGTGGAATGGTTATGCCAACATCATAATAAGCTGGCCAGTAAAGAGGTATTATATGCAGGCTTGCCACGCAGCAAAAAACTGGATCCTGAATTGGCTTTGCGCATGCTGGATCAGGTGGGTGTCGCCGCTGGTTGGATAAAGCGCGATCTCGCTAAAATTTCGACCTATCTTTTCCCACTGGTTATTGCACGTAACGATGGTACTTACTGCATCATTGCTTCCCGCAAGGGGAAAAAGGGCCACTATCTCTATCAGATGGTCGTGCCGGAAAGCGGGGGAACGCTGAGTTTAAGCGAAGCAGAAGTCATCGAGAATTATAATGGTTATGCCATGGTGGCTAACCCAAAACCGCAGCTTGATAAGCGTTCTGATGACGAAATCCTGCCACAGGCAAACCGTGAAGGGCACTGGTTGTTTAGTACCCTGTGGCGTTATCGTCATTATTTTTACAGCGCAGCACTGGCCGCACTGCTGGCCAATATCCTGACGCTGGCAACCACTTTCTTCACGATGAACGTGTATGACCGCGTGATCCCTACGCAGGCCTACGTCACGCTATGGTCATTGGCGATAGGCGTGTTGATTGCCATTGTGTTTGAGTTTACCTCAAGGCAGGTGCGTACCTATCTGATCGATGTGGCAGGCAAAAAAGCCGATCTGGTACTTGGCGCAAAATTGTTCCGCCAGGTGATGGCCATGCGCATGGAGAGCAAGCCGCAATCGACCGGCTCATTCGCCAACCAGCTTCGTGATTTTGAAGCCGTACGCGATTTTGTCACCTCGGCAACGCTGTCGACGCTATCGGATTTGCCGTTCTGCATTCTGTTCATGTTCATCATTTATCTGATTGGTGGGCAGTTGGCGGTTGTGCCTTTGGTCGCCGTGCCGATTATTTTGGCGGTCAGCGTACTGATTCAGTGGCCACTGAGCCGCTACATGGGGGAAAACATCCGTGAAATTTCGCTGAAACAAGGGTTATTGATCGAAGCGGTAGAGGGGTTGGAAGCGCTCAAAGCAGCCCGGGGCGAAGGCGTGATGCAGAAACGCTGGGATGACTTCAGCGCTCTGGCGGCGGCTTCATCAATGAAAACGCGTTACCTGTCTTCCCTGACCTCCAACTTTGTCACTTTTATGCAGCAGGTCACCACGGTAGTCATCGTGTTGTATGGCGTCTATCTGATCCATGCTGGTGATTTGACGATGGGCTCGATGATTGGGGTGGTGATCCTCTCTGGCCGTTCTTTGGGGCCATTGGCGGCGGTCGTGGGGCTTGCGTTGCGTTATCAACATGCCAAAACCGCGCTCAAGTCACTCAATCAACTGATGGAATTACCGACGGAACGGGATCCGGCTATCAACTATTTACCGACGCCAAAGTTCACCGGCAATTTGCGCCTGAAAAAAGTGGGCTTTGCCTACCCGGTGCCGGGGGTTATGGTGCCGCCGCCTATTCTGGATAATATCAATATCACCATCCAGGCGGGGGAACGGGTGGCCATTATCGGCAGTATCGGCAGTGGGAAATCGACACTGTTACGCGTGATGGGCCGTATATTTCAGCCGCGTACCGGCCAGATTTCTATCGACGGTGTTGATGCGACTCAGGTCGATCCGGCGGATTGGCGAGCTGCGGTGGGGTATGTGAGCCAGGACTGCCGTTTGTTCTTTGGCACACTGCGCTACAACGTGACCATTGGTAATCCAGGCGCCAGTACCGAGGAGTTTCTGCGTGTGGCGCGAATGACCGGTCTGGACCGCATTGCCGCCAAGCATCCATTGGGCTACGACATGCCGGTGGGGGAAATGGGTAATGGGTTGTCTGGTGGCCAAAAGCAGCTCGTGGCACTAGCACGCTGTCTGTTGTTAAGACCGAAAATATTGCTGATGGACGAGCCGACAAGCTCAATGGATGCCATGACAGAAACCCTGTTTATCCGCCAACTGCAAAAGGCAATCGAAGGGCAAACATTGGTTATCGTGACACACCGTACGTCCGTGTTGAATATCTTTGACCGGCTGATCGTCTTGGATGATGGGCATGTGATTGCTGATGGACCCAAAGAGCAGGTTATCGCCATGCTGAATGCCAATACCCAGAAAAATAGCCAAAAGAATGCCCAGATTCAAAGTCAATAAAACACCGGAGTTCAGACGGCGGAATCCGTTTCAGGTAAAAGGAATTAATGATGAGTAAGGATGACTTGACGGCACGGCCAGCGAATGACATGAATAAAAGCGACGGTGGCAATATTAAAAATATTGCCCTGAATTCAGGTGACAAAATTAAATCGAATAAGAAAATATCCCATGAAGAAAAACGGGAGAAAGTTGAATCTGAAGATGTGCAGTTTATCAACGATCTTCAGGCCGCGCTGATTTCGCAAAGAACACCTTTCAGCATGATCATGTTGTATATCATTGCCCTGATCCTGATTGTGGCATTGGTATGGGCGCATTTTGCACGCGTTGAAGAAATTACCCGTGGTGATGGGAAAATTATTCCTGCCAGTCGTGAGCAGGTTATTCAGAGTCTGGAAGGCGGGATCCTGGAAGAGTTGAATGTTCGTGAAGGGGACGTGGTTGAAAAGGGGCAGGTATTGCTGAAGATGGACCCGACCCGAGCCGGTTCCAGCTATGGTGAATCACTCTCTAAAGTGTTGGGGCTTAAAGCGACTATCGCCCGTTTACGTGCACAATCCTACGATACCCCGCTGACGTTTCCGCCAGAGGTGTTGGCCGTGCCCAGCCTGGTTAAGGATGAAACCAAGGCTTACAACGCGCAATTGAAGACGTTGAACGAAAGCGTTGATGCGCTGAAAAAAAGCCTGTCTCTGGCTGAAGATGAAGTACAGCTCTCCGCGCCGTTAGCAAAGAAAGGGCTGGTTTCGGATGTGGAAATCTTACGCTTACGGCGGCAGGCGAATGAATTCCGTCTTCAGATTGCAGAACGAACCAACCGCTTTCGTTCCGATGCTAACAGCGAACTGAACAAGCAAGAATCGGAGCTGGCGCAGGCGGAGGAAATCATGCGTGGGCGGCAAGATATTATGACCAGAACCACCATTCTCGCGCCCGTAAGAGGCACGGTAAATAATATCCGGACGACGACTCGCGGTGGGGTTATTCAGCAAGGTGCAGAAATAATGACGGTTATTCCATTAGAGGATAACTTATTGGTGGAAGCCAAAATAAAGCCTTCGGATGTTGCTTTTATTCATCCCGGATTACCGGCTACCGTGAAAATAACAGCATATGACTATGCCATTTATGGCGGATTAAGCGGCGTGGTGGAGCATCTGAGCTCAGATACCTTGATTGACGAAGAGAAGGCTCGAACTGGGCGAGGGGACTCCACGTATTATCGCGTTTATATTCGGACCAATCAGGCCGCATTACATGTCAAGGATAAAACGTTTCCTATTATTCCAGGCATGGTCGCCAACGTGGAAATTAGAACAGGAGAAAAAACCATCCTGTCTTATCTGTTGAAGCCGGTATTAAAAGCACGAGAAGCATTCAGGGAGAGATAAGACAGTGGCACGAAATAAATGTGAATTCCATCGGTTGACAGTGGCCACGGCAGTAGCGGTATGTTTACCCTTTTCTTCTTTGGCGGAGATTAACACACCTGTTTCAACGGATGCGGGGGCTGAAGCCTTGCAGCACATCACGGAGCAGGATATTGCCTCTTTGCCCCCGATGATTACGCAACAGCAATATGGCAGTCAGCATGCGGTCGAGGCGCCTTCAGTGCTGCAGAGCATTGCTGCGATGGATAATATCGGGGAACCCGCGGTTGTCGAGCACCACGCCGAGGTGGCCCCAGTGCCACAGGCTCAGTCTGCTCCGCTGATTGCACCACACAGTGAGGAAGCGAAAGTGGCTAACGCTGCTGGAACCCAGGTATTCGCCAAGAGTCTGGAAAATCCGGTAACGATAAAAACAACCGAAGCTCGCATTGTTACCACGCACATGGCAACGCCAGCGACGAACAATAATACCGAGGCGCCGGTGTTGGCCAAGAGTGGTCAGACATGGCAACCGGCTCAAAGCCATTCTGAGCCCGTATTAGTGGACCGCAAGCGCCTGGCCGCAACATTGAATCGTGCTGATACAGCTTTGCCAACAGGCAGATCCTCTGAGGCGGGTAAAGGAAGCAATCCGGCTGCATTGAAGAATAACCCTGATTTCTTCCCGCCAGTGCAGAAATATTACCAACCCGATCCCGCTTATAACAATGTGCGCTGGAATGGAGAGATTGACGGTGAAAGTGGCCAACGTACGCCTGTCAATGCAACACCGGCGTCTTTCAAAAGCCAACGAAATAGCGCATCACGCGCTTTCCTGCGCCAGATGGTTTCTTTGGCCCTGACGCACAGCCCTGAGATTCGCTCATCTGAGGCGGATGTATTAGCCGCAGGCTATCAGGTCGATCAGACCAAAGGCCAGCGCTGGCCGCAGGTACAGCTTGGGATCGCGACCCCCTTGTCCAACCAGGGGAGCAGCAATACCACACGTAACAATACTAAAATCAGTGACACCAGTGGCTCAATCTCGGTGACGACGCCGATTTATGACTGGGGGAAAATCAGTAACCAGATTGATAGCGCCGAAGAGGGCGTGAACGCGGCGGTAAGCTCGCAAAATTACACCAAAGAGCAATTGGCCTATAGCACGATCTCGGAATTGATGAACCTGAGCCGCTATCAAGAGAACCGAGCGGTGGCGTTAGCCTATGTCGGGCGAATGAAACAGTTGGCCGATATGCTGGAACAGATCACCGCTGCCGATAAAGGGCGTGCCAGTGAATTTACTCAGGCCAAGGCCAAGCTGCTTTCGGCGCGGGCCAGCCTTGATGATATCGAACATCAGGTGAGCAGCAGCCGTATCAAATTGGTTCGTTTGCTGGGTATTGAGCCTAATATACCGGCGAATATTTCCTGGCAGGATTCGGTGATGCCCTCTTCGATGGCACTGGCCGCATTGAACAAAAATCCTAACTTGCTGAAGTTACAGGCGCAGGTAAAAGCAGCGGAATACGATGCAGAAAGCATTCAGGCCGCCAACTTGCCGCAGCTTAATTGGGTGGTATCAAAAAATACGGCGAAAGATATCAACGGCGATGAAACCGGTTGGTATACAGGATTAAACGTTCAATGGAATGCCTTCAGTGGCGGCTCACAAAAAGCGGCGCAGATGGCGGCCAGAGCCAAAGCGAATGGGGCACAGCAACAATATGAAGTGGCTTATCGCGACCTTGAGTATCAAATCAACAGCATGATCCAGACGCGTGACTCATCATTTATGCGTGCTGATGATTTCGACCGTTTGTCGGTGGAAACCGATCGGGTTAGGAAAATGTTCTATGACCAGTGGTATAACCTGGGTAAACGCACATTGTTAGATGTGCTGACGGCAGAGAATGATCATTTTAATAATCAGCTGTCTGCGATTAACAATCGCTATGATGGTTATATTTCTAATATTAATGTCATCGCCAGCGCAGCCATGCTGCTTAGCTGGGTAGGTAAGTAATAAGATAAAACGTATTCTGGGGCATAATGCTAAGCGATAACTTACCTTTCTGGGTAGGCTTACACTGACGTATCCGCCGGAAATACATTTACGCAGATAAGAGAGGATCCAATGTATTCTGCTTTGGTTATTGATGACTACCCAGCAATACTCGTTGCGATTAAATCATTGTTGATGGAGTCACCTTCTTTTGAGAAGGTTTTTGTTGCCTCTAACAGCAAGCAAAGTCTGGATATTCTGAAGAAAAATGCGATCGACTTGGTGATTATGGATATTGAGCTGCAAGGTGATGACGGTTTTTTACTGTTGAAAAAAATAAAAAGAGATTTCCCAGCCATTAAATCGCTTTTCTTCTCATCTAAAAATGAATCGATCTACTCACTGCGTGCGCTTGAGGTCAAAGCCAACGGCTTTATTAGTAAAGATCGAGAACTGAAGGAGATACTGTTTGCTGCAGAGCACGTGTTAAACGGGTATCTTTTTTTTCCTTCGGACATCCTGAGCAGTATTCCTGGCGTGGCCACCCACGGAGAACACTCTGAGCCTTCCCATTCGTTAACAGCGAGAGAGGTCAGCGTGCTGAGTTATTTAATTAAAGGCTATAAAAACAAAGAGATAGCTCAAATGCTGTTTATCAGTAGTAAGACTGTCAGTACGTATAAGACTCGTATTATGACCAAGCTGGGAGTGAAATCAGTGATTGAAATGGCCAACTATGCCGCTAAGAATAATTTATTATGACGGGCTGGCTTTGCCTTGGCATGATGTGAATATATGGATTTTATCTCTGTGTAATATGAGTTTTTCTACAAGAAATTTTCTTATTTTTATTGGTTGTTGTTGATTAAAATAAAGCATGGGTATGCATAAGCTATCAATGGAATTGATATGAATAGAATAACAAATAAATCTGTCAATGTACTACTTGTTACTTCATGTTCCTTTACTGAATTGGCGGTCAAGACCCTTCTGGACAGTTTGCAGGCATCATTGAGCAAACCATTGAATATTGCGCCTAATGAGTACTACGAAAGGAATAATATTACATTGGACTTTATCATTTGTGCTGGCGATCTCTTCAATGAAATGAGTTTACACAGCATTGCCAAGATAAAGGCGGCGTTGAAGCATTCTCATTTCTCTACGAAGATGGTATTCATTACTTCCAGGCAGAGGTTTTCACTGAGTTACTTCATTTCAATCTTGTGTCGGAAAGAGTGCTATTGTATCGCTATCGATCAAAGCGTAGAAAAGATGATCTTGACGCTGGAGCCCGTTTTTACCCAGTCTGATGTTTTCAACCCCCCCCCACGTAACGCGCATCTGACCACGAGAGAAAAAGAGATTATCATTGGGCTAATCAAGCAAGTTAAACCTATCTATTTATCAAAAAGATATGCTGTAGATCAGAAAACGATAAGCGCACATAAGATGAATGCATTGAGGAAATTGAATGTTGAGCGATTATCGGAAATTATCAGTC
Coding sequences within it:
- a CDS encoding OmpA family protein encodes the protein MKLVRHGVKTIIAGAFVLAFSTLPVNVFAETTDINDNVDASLSPYSPAPRGADGGQAYRPVAKVVPELAQIVFYYPQGNIPATINVDRELQSALLPGEFTVFCVDPGVHAIESYFNDRPRYQGKQNPSHQIRVHGSETYFLQVNPGSNGSTTALAERQTAEAELKSMRKQTRIINRASQVKPCEYVNGGGVVLIQESILFRFGKSHYDGIVPSSAAKLKNVIQFIKQGNSVSEIQLTGYTDAIGDSESNQRLSEARAKTVRDALIRAGIRADMIGNISGMGIAAGAEGCGVSRNQQDVGCNTNSRRVDIVVR
- a CDS encoding type I secretion system permease/ATPase, with protein sequence MSEQLSVAPVIPSPAFDNIEDHGADTLLWAVEWLCQHHNKLASKEVLYAGLPRSKKLDPELALRMLDQVGVAAGWIKRDLAKISTYLFPLVIARNDGTYCIIASRKGKKGHYLYQMVVPESGGTLSLSEAEVIENYNGYAMVANPKPQLDKRSDDEILPQANREGHWLFSTLWRYRHYFYSAALAALLANILTLATTFFTMNVYDRVIPTQAYVTLWSLAIGVLIAIVFEFTSRQVRTYLIDVAGKKADLVLGAKLFRQVMAMRMESKPQSTGSFANQLRDFEAVRDFVTSATLSTLSDLPFCILFMFIIYLIGGQLAVVPLVAVPIILAVSVLIQWPLSRYMGENIREISLKQGLLIEAVEGLEALKAARGEGVMQKRWDDFSALAAASSMKTRYLSSLTSNFVTFMQQVTTVVIVLYGVYLIHAGDLTMGSMIGVVILSGRSLGPLAAVVGLALRYQHAKTALKSLNQLMELPTERDPAINYLPTPKFTGNLRLKKVGFAYPVPGVMVPPPILDNINITIQAGERVAIIGSIGSGKSTLLRVMGRIFQPRTGQISIDGVDATQVDPADWRAAVGYVSQDCRLFFGTLRYNVTIGNPGASTEEFLRVARMTGLDRIAAKHPLGYDMPVGEMGNGLSGGQKQLVALARCLLLRPKILLMDEPTSSMDAMTETLFIRQLQKAIEGQTLVIVTHRTSVLNIFDRLIVLDDGHVIADGPKEQVIAMLNANTQKNSQKNAQIQSQ
- a CDS encoding HlyD family type I secretion periplasmic adaptor subunit, translated to MMSKDDLTARPANDMNKSDGGNIKNIALNSGDKIKSNKKISHEEKREKVESEDVQFINDLQAALISQRTPFSMIMLYIIALILIVALVWAHFARVEEITRGDGKIIPASREQVIQSLEGGILEELNVREGDVVEKGQVLLKMDPTRAGSSYGESLSKVLGLKATIARLRAQSYDTPLTFPPEVLAVPSLVKDETKAYNAQLKTLNESVDALKKSLSLAEDEVQLSAPLAKKGLVSDVEILRLRRQANEFRLQIAERTNRFRSDANSELNKQESELAQAEEIMRGRQDIMTRTTILAPVRGTVNNIRTTTRGGVIQQGAEIMTVIPLEDNLLVEAKIKPSDVAFIHPGLPATVKITAYDYAIYGGLSGVVEHLSSDTLIDEEKARTGRGDSTYYRVYIRTNQAALHVKDKTFPIIPGMVANVEIRTGEKTILSYLLKPVLKAREAFRER
- a CDS encoding TolC family protein; translated protein: MARNKCEFHRLTVATAVAVCLPFSSLAEINTPVSTDAGAEALQHITEQDIASLPPMITQQQYGSQHAVEAPSVLQSIAAMDNIGEPAVVEHHAEVAPVPQAQSAPLIAPHSEEAKVANAAGTQVFAKSLENPVTIKTTEARIVTTHMATPATNNNTEAPVLAKSGQTWQPAQSHSEPVLVDRKRLAATLNRADTALPTGRSSEAGKGSNPAALKNNPDFFPPVQKYYQPDPAYNNVRWNGEIDGESGQRTPVNATPASFKSQRNSASRAFLRQMVSLALTHSPEIRSSEADVLAAGYQVDQTKGQRWPQVQLGIATPLSNQGSSNTTRNNTKISDTSGSISVTTPIYDWGKISNQIDSAEEGVNAAVSSQNYTKEQLAYSTISELMNLSRYQENRAVALAYVGRMKQLADMLEQITAADKGRASEFTQAKAKLLSARASLDDIEHQVSSSRIKLVRLLGIEPNIPANISWQDSVMPSSMALAALNKNPNLLKLQAQVKAAEYDAESIQAANLPQLNWVVSKNTAKDINGDETGWYTGLNVQWNAFSGGSQKAAQMAARAKANGAQQQYEVAYRDLEYQINSMIQTRDSSFMRADDFDRLSVETDRVRKMFYDQWYNLGKRTLLDVLTAENDHFNNQLSAINNRYDGYISNINVIASAAMLLSWVGK
- a CDS encoding response regulator transcription factor, with the translated sequence MYSALVIDDYPAILVAIKSLLMESPSFEKVFVASNSKQSLDILKKNAIDLVIMDIELQGDDGFLLLKKIKRDFPAIKSLFFSSKNESIYSLRALEVKANGFISKDRELKEILFAAEHVLNGYLFFPSDILSSIPGVATHGEHSEPSHSLTAREVSVLSYLIKGYKNKEIAQMLFISSKTVSTYKTRIMTKLGVKSVIEMANYAAKNNLL
- a CDS encoding LuxR C-terminal-related transcriptional regulator yields the protein MNRITNKSVNVLLVTSCSFTELAVKTLLDSLQASLSKPLNIAPNEYYERNNITLDFIICAGDLFNEMSLHSIAKIKAALKHSHFSTKMVFITSRQRFSLSYFISILCRKECYCIAIDQSVEKMILTLEPVFTQSDVFNPPPRNAHLTTREKEIIIGLIKQVKPIYLSKRYAVDQKTISAHKMNALRKLNVERLSEIISLNVLT